One Helianthus annuus cultivar XRQ/B chromosome 7, HanXRQr2.0-SUNRISE, whole genome shotgun sequence genomic region harbors:
- the LOC110866410 gene encoding membrane protein of ER body-like protein, translating into MERWRPKVAISKNDQPPEHNGLSMDIAPFQNIESVAQPRGRPWLGSDGILLEILKSIVYGGSMAVNASLSVVAFAAASDATTLSIICLALASLVGGFFVIRHNLWELIDDCYKDNSSQESNNEATSKYKELLGEVNYFPLHVFFSQYYPSSCSGWSHQLHTGTHY; encoded by the exons ATGGAGCGATGGCGGCCAAAGGTAGCTATTTCCAAAAATGATCAGCCTCCTGAACACAATGGTCTATCCATGGATATTGCTCCATTCCAAAATATTG AATCCGTTGCACAACCTAGAGGAAGACCATGGCTTGGTTCTGATGGTATTCTTCTTGAGATCTTGAAGAGCATTGTGTATGGAGGTTCAATGGCGGTGAACGCAAGCTTAAGTGTCGTAGCATTCGCAGCTGCTTCTGATGCCACAACCC TGAGCATCATATGTTTGGCACTCGCAAGTCTTGTTGGTGGGTTCTTCGTCATCAGACACAAT CTTTGGGAGCTTATAGATGATTGTTACAAGGATAACTCAAGCCAAGAATCAAACAATGAGGCTACCAGTAAGTACAAAGAGCTACTTGGAGAAGTAAACTATTTCCCACTACATGTTTTTTTTTCACAATACTATCCTTCGTCGTGTTCGGGATGGTCCCACCAGTTGCATACGGGTACTCATTATTAA